The following proteins are co-located in the Maridesulfovibrio sp. genome:
- a CDS encoding AsmA-like C-terminal region-containing protein: MMHKKGLLIGGIIAIVLMVGSMVLVRVHFVEAAQKLLSDMTNMGVVMEDIELHYSPLPSLRVTNLRVQSGMDTVRIPQLEIFPDIPSLLSGEIKLRHVVLQEPDVNALAHRDGGKSSSGTLEIPAIFPDKIDVVSGRLQLTNSYQAKPLTVSASVEKESSGFAFNVRSASIAELGFKFSGRLDMASTSPLKLNLQATECSIDPASFLGFLTGFGYMSNSTIPELAEAGRFETTDLDFSVDSAAGTMNIKAGGLILDSTSGKGLSLQMGQGGTFQVTLDEAQVDAGELYAMAQKSERGRNATRSLCESAKLKSIKPKGTLIFKSLALHTPPSSVANKGLSGKMTVSAKDLVLVLESLDGKKQELSISEIDADVELKDGKPVVSVRSFNVASATGGTFNAQASLTFPVDMKQVRFKAEASDFSLFDYIITCEAEKKNPLRTVFDTQFSHKEIQISASGYFNTPQNQLTGYEAQIKSLSIRIPQKDDGDNTSDVKEKFNFEALLGRDISGKAAIRRFYYNDWPFSDVAIFVHSGNERALLKASGKLFHLNLNADVVLAQDQLAAQCNVKGRGTSLPSLIACFAKDLSISLRGKIYLNANMFMQGGDADELVQSVRGEASAKIDGLQIFNLANLDPRLGFFIDLLDAVSFNPEGGEGLNFTTARMSAALSGRKLLINSFNLSGRQLQAWGGGAYSIADKHLQLEGKVRSVLGTVNSFNVDRKLKS; the protein is encoded by the coding sequence ATGATGCACAAGAAGGGACTCCTAATTGGCGGAATTATTGCGATCGTGCTTATGGTCGGTTCCATGGTGCTGGTAAGGGTTCATTTTGTGGAAGCCGCACAGAAACTGCTTTCTGATATGACCAATATGGGGGTGGTAATGGAGGACATTGAGCTCCATTACTCCCCCCTTCCTTCCCTTCGCGTAACCAACCTGCGTGTTCAGAGTGGTATGGATACAGTCCGTATTCCGCAATTGGAAATTTTTCCCGATATCCCCAGTCTGCTCAGTGGTGAGATTAAGCTTAGGCATGTTGTCCTGCAGGAACCGGATGTGAATGCTCTTGCTCATCGAGATGGTGGGAAGTCTTCTTCCGGTACGCTGGAAATTCCTGCCATATTTCCAGATAAGATTGATGTTGTTTCCGGCAGGCTGCAGCTGACTAACAGCTATCAGGCAAAACCTCTTACTGTTTCTGCCAGCGTGGAAAAGGAGAGCAGCGGGTTTGCCTTTAATGTGCGCAGTGCTTCTATTGCCGAGCTGGGATTCAAGTTTTCCGGTCGTCTGGATATGGCATCCACCTCTCCGCTGAAATTAAATCTTCAAGCTACAGAATGTTCAATAGATCCGGCATCCTTTTTGGGTTTTCTTACCGGATTCGGCTATATGTCCAATTCCACCATTCCGGAATTGGCCGAAGCCGGAAGGTTTGAGACAACCGATCTTGATTTCAGCGTGGACAGTGCCGCAGGAACCATGAATATTAAGGCTGGTGGACTGATACTTGATTCCACCAGCGGCAAGGGTTTGTCCTTGCAAATGGGGCAGGGCGGTACTTTTCAGGTCACCCTTGATGAAGCTCAGGTTGATGCCGGAGAGCTTTACGCCATGGCCCAAAAGAGTGAACGGGGCCGTAATGCAACACGTTCTCTCTGCGAGTCTGCCAAGCTGAAGTCTATCAAGCCGAAAGGTACGTTAATTTTTAAGTCTCTTGCACTGCATACTCCTCCCAGTAGTGTCGCCAACAAGGGGCTATCAGGTAAGATGACAGTAAGCGCCAAGGACTTGGTGCTGGTGCTGGAGTCTTTGGACGGCAAAAAGCAGGAACTGAGTATTTCCGAGATTGATGCTGATGTTGAACTTAAAGATGGCAAACCGGTTGTTTCTGTGCGGAGCTTTAATGTTGCTTCCGCAACCGGGGGGACCTTTAACGCGCAAGCATCGTTGACTTTTCCTGTTGATATGAAACAGGTCCGGTTCAAGGCCGAGGCCAGTGATTTTTCACTCTTCGACTACATAATTACTTGCGAGGCTGAAAAAAAAAATCCTTTGCGGACTGTGTTTGATACCCAGTTTAGCCATAAGGAAATACAAATTTCAGCTTCCGGTTATTTCAATACCCCCCAGAATCAGCTGACCGGATATGAGGCGCAGATAAAATCTTTAAGTATCCGTATTCCCCAAAAGGACGATGGCGATAACACGTCTGATGTAAAAGAAAAATTTAATTTTGAGGCGTTACTTGGCCGCGATATCAGCGGTAAGGCTGCCATTCGTCGTTTTTATTACAATGACTGGCCGTTCAGCGATGTTGCCATCTTTGTTCATTCCGGTAACGAACGAGCCTTGCTCAAGGCCAGCGGTAAGCTTTTTCATCTTAATTTGAATGCAGATGTTGTGTTGGCGCAGGATCAGCTTGCAGCACAATGCAATGTGAAAGGACGCGGCACCAGCCTGCCCAGCCTGATAGCCTGTTTTGCAAAGGATCTATCAATTTCCCTGCGCGGTAAAATATATCTTAATGCTAATATGTTCATGCAGGGCGGTGATGCTGATGAGCTGGTTCAGTCCGTACGAGGGGAGGCTTCTGCGAAGATTGATGGGTTGCAGATATTTAACCTTGCCAACCTCGATCCTCGGCTGGGATTCTTTATTGATCTGTTGGACGCTGTTTCGTTCAACCCTGAAGGCGGGGAGGGACTTAATTTTACCACCGCCCGGATGAGTGCGGCTTTAAGCGGCAGAAAGCTGCTGATTAATTCATTCAACCTTAGCGGGCGGCAATTGCAGGCTTGGGGCGGGGGGGCGTATTCTATTGCCGACAAGCATTTGCAACTGGAGGGGAAGGTCCGTTCCGTGCTAGGTACGGTCAATTCCTTTAACGTAGACAGGAAGTTAAAGTCATAG